One genomic window of Indioceanicola profundi includes the following:
- a CDS encoding ArsR/SmtB family transcription factor: MDVLLNALKAAAEPTRLRLLSLCAHGELTVTELTQILGQSQPRVSRHLKLLCEAGLLERFREGIWAYYRLGGRGAMAELARTLVDAVPADDPTLALDLERLEQTRRLRREAAAQYFRENAERWHEIRSLHVPEREVEEALGRMLPASGLHDLLDVGTGTGRMLELFGPRVERAIGVDASREMLSVARVNLDRAGLRHCQVRLADMYQLPLPSQSQDAVIFHQVLHFAEDPAEALGEAARVLRPGGTMLVVDFARHELDYLRDQHAHRRLGFGSAEVEGWLRAAGLSTEPALELPGDPLTVCIWRATRPTAAVPVQTPTQAVETGALT; this comes from the coding sequence ATGGATGTGCTGCTGAATGCCTTGAAGGCTGCGGCGGAGCCGACCCGGCTGCGGCTGCTGTCGCTCTGCGCCCATGGGGAGCTGACGGTGACGGAACTGACCCAGATTCTGGGGCAGAGCCAGCCGCGCGTGTCCCGCCATCTGAAGCTTCTGTGCGAGGCCGGGTTGCTGGAGCGGTTCCGGGAAGGCATCTGGGCCTATTACCGGCTGGGGGGCAGAGGGGCGATGGCCGAACTGGCGCGCACCCTGGTCGATGCCGTCCCCGCCGACGATCCCACCCTGGCGCTCGACCTGGAGCGGCTGGAGCAGACCCGGCGTTTGCGGCGCGAAGCGGCGGCCCAGTATTTCCGGGAGAATGCCGAACGGTGGCACGAGATCCGCTCCCTCCACGTTCCGGAACGCGAGGTGGAGGAAGCGCTCGGCCGCATGCTGCCCGCCAGCGGCCTGCACGACCTGCTGGATGTGGGCACCGGCACCGGCCGCATGCTGGAGCTGTTCGGCCCGCGGGTGGAGCGCGCCATCGGCGTCGATGCCTCACGCGAGATGCTGTCCGTTGCCCGCGTGAACCTGGACCGCGCCGGCCTTCGCCACTGTCAGGTTCGCCTGGCCGACATGTACCAGTTGCCGCTGCCGAGCCAGAGCCAGGATGCCGTGATCTTCCACCAGGTCCTCCACTTTGCCGAAGACCCGGCGGAGGCTCTGGGCGAGGCTGCCCGGGTGCTGCGCCCCGGCGGAACCATGCTGGTGGTGGATTTCGCCCGGCATGAGCTGGACTACCTGCGGGACCAGCACGCCCACCGCCGCCTGGGCTTCGGTTCGGCGGAGGTGGAGGGCTGGCTGCGCGCGGCCGGCCTGTCCACGGAGCCGGCGCTCGAATTGCCCGGCGATCCCCTGACCGTCTGCATCTGGCGGGCCACCCGGCCGACAGCGGCCGTCCCCGTCCAAACCCCGACCCAAGCCGTCGAGACCGGAGCCTTGACATGA
- a CDS encoding DUF2141 domain-containing protein, with protein sequence MPSAFRPALHLAPILAGGCLLAALPAQAGEMTIQVSNTYETEGDLRAAVYDNAEAFEDGGTPVAALVLRLSQPGAQVSFGPLPPGRYAVRVFQDINRNGEIDRNMLGMPREPFGFSNDAMGSMGPPSFDQAAVMVEDGTTDVPVKLHR encoded by the coding sequence ATGCCGTCCGCCTTCCGACCCGCCCTGCATCTGGCCCCGATCCTGGCGGGCGGGTGCCTGCTGGCCGCCTTGCCGGCCCAGGCGGGAGAGATGACCATCCAGGTCAGCAACACCTATGAGACGGAGGGCGATCTCCGCGCCGCCGTCTACGACAATGCGGAGGCGTTCGAGGATGGCGGGACGCCGGTGGCCGCCCTGGTGCTGCGCCTGTCCCAGCCCGGCGCGCAGGTGAGCTTCGGCCCGCTGCCGCCCGGCCGTTACGCCGTGCGGGTGTTCCAGGACATCAACCGGAACGGGGAGATCGACCGGAACATGCTGGGCATGCCGCGCGAGCCCTTCGGCTTCTCCAACGACGCCATGGGCTCCATGGGCCCGCCCAGCTTCGACCAGGCGGCGGTCATGGTGGAGGATGGCACGACCGATGTGCCGGTGAAGCTTCACCGCTAG
- a CDS encoding LysE family translocator, with the protein MEALIAFTLAAGLMTLTPGLDTALVLRTAAVEGGHRAFLAGTGICAGCLAWGLIAAFGLGALLAASEAAYTALRWAGAAYLLYLGGRMVLRARSGLDGTMDLGESARSDTSPRDWLVRGFITNILNPKVGVFYVTFLPQFVPAGADVLSFTVLLAAIHALEGILWFVALIAATQPLAAVLRRPSIMRALDRITGGVLIAFGLKLVLEAKRS; encoded by the coding sequence GTGGAAGCGCTGATCGCGTTCACCCTGGCGGCAGGGTTGATGACCCTGACGCCTGGGCTGGATACGGCTCTGGTCCTGCGAACCGCTGCCGTGGAAGGCGGACATCGGGCCTTCCTCGCGGGCACTGGCATCTGCGCTGGTTGCCTTGCATGGGGGCTTATCGCAGCGTTCGGCCTCGGCGCTCTTCTTGCAGCATCGGAGGCCGCCTACACGGCTCTACGGTGGGCGGGGGCGGCTTACCTGCTCTACCTGGGAGGCCGGATGGTGCTCAGAGCCCGCTCCGGACTGGACGGGACTATGGACCTGGGCGAGAGCGCCAGATCGGACACGTCGCCGAGAGATTGGCTGGTTCGTGGATTCATCACGAACATCCTGAACCCAAAGGTTGGCGTGTTCTATGTGACCTTCCTACCCCAGTTCGTCCCGGCTGGAGCTGACGTGCTTTCCTTCACTGTCCTGCTCGCCGCTATCCATGCTCTTGAAGGTATCCTCTGGTTCGTAGCGCTCATTGCGGCCACCCAACCGCTCGCAGCGGTACTCCGTCGTCCAAGCATCATGCGTGCTCTGGACCGCATCACCGGGGGAGTACTGATCGCGTTCGGCCTCAAACTGGTTCTCGAAGCTAAGCGCTCCTGA
- a CDS encoding beta/gamma crystallin-related protein: MLKRFLGALMAAMVTAGAAQAATITLYSEPGFRGDRITLRHDIGNFAEVPPWNDRARSLIVESGSWEVCKNAGFDKCRTLTPGTKIAHLGEIKYLGEISSLRLLDNYARDDRWDRDDRWNDRRWDDDRWGRQPQPRPPVNRPPPRWDDDVVWDNPRRPTPVNNLTACQRSVYDGFLDRYGRHGKVEFSGGGRDGTVWWNGEPWRYRCTPDRINIWQEGRW, from the coding sequence ATGCTGAAGCGCTTCCTCGGTGCGCTGATGGCAGCGATGGTGACGGCGGGTGCCGCCCAGGCTGCCACCATCACCCTCTATTCCGAACCCGGCTTCCGGGGCGATCGGATCACCCTGCGCCACGATATCGGCAACTTCGCCGAAGTGCCGCCCTGGAACGACAGGGCCCGCTCCCTGATCGTGGAGTCCGGGAGCTGGGAGGTCTGCAAGAATGCCGGCTTCGACAAGTGCCGCACGCTGACCCCCGGCACCAAGATCGCCCATCTGGGTGAGATCAAGTATCTGGGCGAGATATCCTCGCTCCGCCTGCTCGACAATTATGCCAGGGACGATCGTTGGGACCGGGATGACCGCTGGAATGATCGACGGTGGGATGACGACCGTTGGGGCCGCCAGCCCCAGCCGCGTCCGCCGGTGAACCGCCCGCCGCCGCGCTGGGATGACGATGTGGTCTGGGACAATCCCCGGCGTCCCACTCCGGTCAACAACCTGACCGCCTGCCAGCGTAGCGTCTATGACGGGTTCTTGGACCGGTACGGCCGCCACGGCAAAGTGGAATTCAGCGGCGGCGGCCGTGACGGCACCGTCTGGTGGAACGGGGAGCCGTGGCGCTACCGCTGCACACCCGACCGGATCAACATCTGGCAGGAAGGTCGCTGGTAG
- a CDS encoding alpha/beta fold hydrolase, with product MAHLTAAGWESKGGYIALTDRNGDPQRIFVVQVGPRDGRPVLMLHGFPTSGYDWSRIVPLLPDRRLIIPDFLGFGLSDKPADHGYSLIEQAEFMIQLVGRLGLSSVQVVAHDYGVSVAQELLYRATVGTLSFSLTRVAFLNGGLFPDLHRLRPIQRLLLSPLGAAAGRLVTRRAFGRAMRDLLSPSHPMTGAELDEHWGLVRRAGGLRIAHRLIRYVVDRRENGVQWVAALEGSPVPLAFIWGMLDPVSGDHVMERLERILPEAVLAPLPDVGHYPQWETPERVAEALHAFLER from the coding sequence ATGGCGCACCTGACGGCAGCAGGCTGGGAGTCCAAGGGCGGGTACATCGCCCTGACCGACCGGAACGGCGATCCGCAGCGCATTTTCGTGGTCCAGGTCGGCCCGCGGGACGGCCGGCCCGTCCTGATGCTGCACGGCTTTCCCACCAGCGGATATGACTGGTCACGGATCGTTCCCCTGTTGCCGGACCGCCGCCTCATCATTCCGGACTTTCTTGGCTTCGGCCTGTCGGACAAGCCGGCGGACCATGGCTACAGCCTGATCGAGCAGGCGGAGTTCATGATCCAGCTCGTGGGCAGGCTCGGATTGTCCTCGGTCCAGGTGGTGGCCCATGACTACGGCGTGTCGGTGGCGCAGGAGCTGCTGTACAGGGCGACCGTGGGCACCCTGTCCTTCAGCCTCACACGCGTGGCCTTCCTGAATGGAGGGCTGTTTCCCGACCTGCACCGGCTGCGGCCGATTCAGCGGTTGTTGCTGTCGCCGCTCGGCGCCGCGGCGGGGCGGCTGGTGACCCGCCGCGCCTTCGGCCGGGCAATGAGGGACCTCCTGTCCCCGTCGCACCCCATGACGGGGGCGGAGCTGGACGAGCACTGGGGTCTGGTCCGCCGGGCTGGCGGCCTTCGGATCGCGCACAGGCTGATCCGCTATGTGGTCGATCGTCGGGAGAACGGGGTTCAGTGGGTCGCGGCTCTGGAAGGAAGTCCGGTTCCGCTGGCCTTCATCTGGGGCATGCTGGACCCGGTCTCCGGCGACCATGTGATGGAACGGTTGGAGCGGATTTTGCCCGAGGCGGTACTGGCTCCGCTGCCGGATGTCGGCCACTACCCGCAATGGGAGACGCCGGAGCGGGTGGCGGAAGCGCTTCACGCTTTCCTGGAACGCTGA
- the metF gene encoding methylenetetrahydrofolate reductase, whose translation MDADQQHPPLVTTPSGLTVSFEFFPPKTEKMNENLWHAIRRLAPLKPAFVSVTYGAGGTTRERTHATVTEIQKETGIPAAAHLTCVAATKEEIDEIARSYWDAGIRHIVALRGDPPPRPDGTGGLGGTGYEPHPGGYAYAADLVAGLKRVADFEISVACFPEVHPEAVNAEIDLDNLKRKVDAGASRAISQFFFDPEAFLRFRDRAEAAGITIPLVPGIMPILNYAKATEMGRRCNCAVPEWMEELFDGLDDVPETRQLVAATVAVQQCRYLEREGVKQFHFYTLNKADLTVAICHMLGVRAKTAAQKG comes from the coding sequence ATGGACGCCGATCAGCAGCACCCGCCGCTGGTCACGACGCCCAGCGGCCTGACCGTGAGCTTTGAATTCTTCCCGCCCAAGACGGAGAAGATGAATGAGAACCTCTGGCACGCCATCCGGCGTCTGGCGCCGCTGAAGCCCGCCTTCGTCTCGGTGACCTATGGCGCCGGCGGCACGACGCGGGAGCGGACGCACGCCACGGTGACGGAAATCCAGAAGGAGACCGGAATCCCGGCGGCGGCCCACCTGACCTGCGTGGCCGCCACGAAGGAGGAGATCGACGAGATCGCGCGCTCCTACTGGGACGCCGGCATCCGTCACATCGTGGCCCTGCGCGGCGACCCACCGCCGCGGCCGGACGGCACCGGCGGCCTTGGCGGCACCGGCTATGAGCCGCATCCCGGCGGCTACGCCTATGCTGCCGATCTGGTGGCCGGGCTGAAGCGGGTGGCGGATTTCGAGATTTCCGTCGCCTGCTTCCCCGAGGTGCATCCGGAGGCGGTGAATGCCGAGATCGACCTGGACAATCTGAAGCGCAAGGTCGATGCCGGCGCCAGCCGCGCCATCAGCCAGTTCTTCTTCGATCCGGAAGCCTTCCTGCGCTTCCGCGACCGGGCAGAGGCTGCCGGGATCACCATCCCGCTGGTTCCGGGCATCATGCCGATCCTGAACTACGCCAAGGCCACGGAGATGGGCCGCCGCTGCAATTGCGCGGTGCCGGAGTGGATGGAGGAGCTGTTCGACGGGCTGGACGATGTGCCGGAAACCCGCCAACTCGTCGCCGCCACGGTGGCCGTGCAGCAGTGCCGCTATCTGGAGCGGGAAGGGGTGAAGCAGTTCCACTTCTACACCCTGAACAAGGCCGACCTGACCGTCGCCATCTGCCACATGCTGGGCGTTCGGGCGAAGACGGCAGCGCAGAAGGGGTAG
- a CDS encoding substrate-binding periplasmic protein: MSVSFPRRTFLTGLGAAAAAGLQGLPPARGMVSGRRIPFGFRPADPLLMVGQDGKLSGLEYEIIVAAMAVPGHQVLPYLGPNARLTQALFRAAVDAIAPAVALGNTQFTLSDSYLTYSNVAISLARRGLSINSPADLAGYRISAFQRARQALGPDFAKAVVESDDYREEGQQHRQALALLHGRADVIVGDRRILLHYARLSMLEAGIWEEMAVHPIFPISEYAAAFREAAIAADFNRGLAAIRADGTYGSILERYATPD, from the coding sequence ATGTCTGTATCCTTCCCACGACGCACCTTCCTGACAGGTTTGGGAGCCGCTGCCGCCGCGGGGCTGCAGGGCCTGCCGCCGGCCAGGGGAATGGTCAGCGGCCGTCGTATTCCGTTCGGCTTCCGGCCGGCGGATCCGCTGCTGATGGTGGGGCAGGATGGAAAGCTGTCCGGCCTCGAATACGAAATCATCGTCGCCGCGATGGCCGTTCCCGGCCATCAGGTGCTGCCCTATCTTGGTCCGAATGCGCGCCTGACGCAGGCGCTGTTCCGCGCTGCGGTGGACGCCATCGCGCCGGCCGTGGCGCTGGGTAATACACAGTTCACCCTCAGCGATTCGTACCTCACCTACAGCAACGTCGCGATCAGCCTGGCCCGCAGGGGACTGTCCATCAATTCCCCAGCCGATCTGGCGGGATACCGGATATCTGCGTTCCAACGGGCCCGGCAGGCGCTCGGACCCGACTTCGCCAAGGCGGTCGTGGAGAGCGACGACTACCGGGAGGAGGGGCAGCAGCATCGCCAAGCGCTGGCCCTGCTGCATGGCCGTGCGGACGTGATCGTCGGCGACCGGCGGATTCTGCTGCACTATGCCCGCCTGTCCATGCTGGAGGCCGGCATCTGGGAAGAGATGGCCGTGCATCCGATCTTCCCCATCAGCGAATATGCCGCCGCTTTCCGGGAAGCCGCCATCGCTGCGGACTTCAACCGGGGACTCGCCGCCATTCGTGCGGATGGCACCTATGGAAGCATCCTGGAACGCTACGCCACGCCGGACTAG
- a CDS encoding MlaC/ttg2D family ABC transporter substrate-binding protein: protein MNTRRNFLRGALGTIVAGFVAFAGPAWAQTETKAASEFVQGLGDRVISTLADRSVGEAERKQVFRDLLTENFDVQTIGRFVLGPHWRNATPEQQSEYMDLFQRMIVEVYAQRFSEYSGEQFKVTGAQPAGSRDAVVTSQVLRPNGPPVNVAWRVRGRDDSFKIVDVIVENVSMSQTQRSEFSSVIDNNGGRFDALLNALRQRIQTADGK, encoded by the coding sequence ATGAATACCCGTCGAAACTTTCTGCGCGGCGCGCTTGGCACCATCGTTGCCGGCTTCGTCGCCTTCGCCGGCCCGGCCTGGGCCCAGACCGAAACCAAGGCCGCCTCGGAGTTCGTCCAGGGCCTGGGTGACCGCGTTATCTCCACCCTTGCCGACCGGAGTGTCGGCGAGGCGGAGCGCAAGCAGGTATTCCGTGATCTGCTGACCGAGAATTTCGACGTCCAGACCATCGGACGCTTCGTCCTTGGCCCCCATTGGCGCAACGCGACGCCGGAGCAGCAGTCCGAGTATATGGACCTGTTCCAGCGCATGATCGTCGAGGTCTATGCGCAGCGCTTCAGCGAATATTCGGGCGAGCAGTTCAAGGTGACCGGCGCCCAGCCGGCCGGCAGCCGCGACGCCGTGGTGACCAGTCAGGTACTGCGCCCGAACGGTCCGCCGGTGAACGTCGCCTGGCGCGTCCGGGGCCGCGATGACAGCTTCAAGATCGTCGACGTGATCGTCGAGAACGTCAGCATGAGCCAGACGCAGCGGAGCGAGTTCTCCAGCGTGATCGACAACAATGGCGGGCGCTTCGATGCCCTTCTGAACGCTCTGCGGCAGCGCATCCAGACGGCCGACGGCAAGTAA
- a CDS encoding MlaA family lipoprotein gives MLRRRTIPTLAAGLMALAMLAGCASAPEEGPAGPAQSAPAAQGINDPLEPVNRAVFWFNEALDVVLIKPVAQIYHAVLPDPVERGVTNVLQNLREPLNLANQALQGDWNGAGTAVKRFGINSTIGLAGIFDVAADMGMPYEYESFEQTLAIWGVPEGPYLVLPVIGSSSLRDGPALLAETFADPVRLTAQEADAEWFNWTRTILVGVDTRATYLGVIEDLRRNSFDYYAAMRSLYRQRRDGWIRDGAPDPNTFPDIPDYDDEFDAEP, from the coding sequence ATGCTTCGCCGCAGAACCATTCCCACGCTTGCCGCCGGCCTCATGGCCCTGGCCATGCTGGCGGGCTGCGCCTCCGCCCCGGAGGAAGGACCGGCCGGCCCCGCCCAATCCGCACCGGCCGCCCAGGGCATCAACGATCCGCTGGAACCGGTGAACCGTGCGGTTTTCTGGTTCAACGAAGCGTTGGACGTGGTGCTGATCAAGCCGGTGGCGCAAATCTACCACGCCGTCCTGCCCGATCCGGTGGAACGCGGCGTCACCAACGTTCTTCAGAACCTGCGCGAGCCCCTGAACCTGGCGAATCAGGCCCTGCAGGGCGACTGGAACGGGGCCGGCACCGCGGTCAAGCGGTTCGGCATCAACAGCACCATAGGACTGGCCGGCATCTTCGACGTGGCGGCCGATATGGGCATGCCCTACGAGTATGAAAGCTTCGAACAGACCCTGGCCATCTGGGGCGTGCCCGAGGGGCCGTATCTGGTCCTCCCGGTGATCGGCAGCTCATCCCTGCGGGACGGCCCGGCGCTGCTGGCCGAAACTTTCGCCGATCCTGTGCGTTTGACGGCACAGGAGGCGGATGCCGAATGGTTCAACTGGACGCGCACCATCCTGGTCGGCGTGGATACGCGGGCGACCTATCTGGGAGTCATCGAGGATCTGCGGCGCAACAGCTTCGATTATTACGCCGCCATGCGGTCCTTGTACCGGCAGCGGCGCGATGGCTGGATCCGCGACGGTGCGCCCGATCCGAACACATTCCCGGACATCCCGGACTACGATGACGAATTCGACGCCGAGCCGTGA